One Microcoleus sp. AS-A8 DNA window includes the following coding sequences:
- a CDS encoding helix-turn-helix domain-containing protein — translation MSQKQQSEINKRFGKAIRRRRRELDLSQEELAERAELHQTYISDIERGGRNPSLENVEKLAKALDISITRLFIEYGVEVESEPEKGD, via the coding sequence GTGAGTCAAAAACAACAATCAGAAATTAACAAGCGTTTTGGGAAAGCCATCAGGCGGCGTCGGCGAGAATTAGACCTATCTCAAGAGGAACTTGCCGAGCGGGCTGAGCTTCACCAAACCTATATTTCAGACATTGAGAGAGGAGGACGTAATCCTTCTCTAGAGAATGTTGAGAAGCTAGCTAAAGCACTGGATATATCTATTACTCGTCTATTTATTGAGTATGGTGTTGAGGTGGAGAGTGAGCCGGAGAAAGGTGATTGA